From Sceloporus undulatus isolate JIND9_A2432 ecotype Alabama chromosome 6, SceUnd_v1.1, whole genome shotgun sequence, one genomic window encodes:
- the TIMM8B gene encoding mitochondrial import inner membrane translocase subunit Tim8 B: MEDLGREVDVAELQRLVAAEEQRARLTAQVHNFMEVCWDKCVDKPGSKLDSRTEGCLANCVNRFLDTTLSITNRFAQIVQKGGH; this comes from the exons ATGGAGGACCTGGGGCGGGAGGTGGACGTGGCGGAGCTGCAGCGCCTGGTGGCGGCCGAGGAGCAGAGGGCCCGCCTCACCGCCCAG GTCCATAACTTCATGGAAGTCTGCTGGGATAAATGCGTGGACAAACCGGGCTCCAAGCTGGACTCCAGGACAGAGGGCTGCCTGGCCAACTGCGTCAACCGCTTCCTAGACACAACGCTGTCCATCACCAACCGCTTTGCACAGATAGTCCAGAAAGGAGGGCACTGA
- the NKAPD1 gene encoding uncharacterized protein NKAPD1 isoform X2 gives MSHVPLGKVLLRNVIRHTDAHNKIQEESEMWKIREMEKQSKDIHWGKQQRMLPKSSSRMRSDGFDEETHWKTRNLASLSATMEEDDLRHARYWNKKLYECEANMPDRWGHSGYRELYPEEFDTDSNGERDEQNSMNGKRKRQLSKQSSLELPPRKKTKKSHKKKQKKKSHKKRKKKKKREQPSAMQDSSQESEHSEADAATRKRSRHKKAKKASTRAPGSSSGQENDSSEASSCPSSSSEDSELEEKQEKQRKKKKRRKHHSSVSERGGERVQEKRSKRKNWKVAADENSEDSSDED, from the exons ATGTCCCACGTCCCTCTGGGGAAAGTCCTCCTGCGCAATGTCATCCGACACACGGACGCACACAACAAG ATCCAGGAAGAGTCCGAAATGTGGAAGATCCGGGAGATGGAGAAGCAGAGCAAAGACATTCATTGGGGGAAGCAACAGAGGATGCTGCCTAAGAGTTCCAG CCGGATGCGTAGCGATGGGTTTGACGAGGAGACCCATTGGAAGACAAGGAATTTGGCCTCCTTGTCAGCAACTATGGAGGAGGATGACCTTCGACATGCCCGATACTGGAACAAGAAGCTCTATGAATGTGAAGCTAACATGCCAGACAG GTGGGGACACAGTGGCTACAGAGAGCTGTATCCAGAAGAATTTGATACAGACAG CAATGGAGAGCGAGATGAACAGAACTCAatgaatggaaaaagaaaacgTCAGCTCAGTAAACAGTCTTCTCTTGAGCTGCCCCCAAGGAAAAAGACCAAAAAGTCTcacaagaagaaacagaaaaagaaatctcaCAAAAagcggaagaagaagaagaaacgagAGCAGCCAAGTGCGATGCAGGATTCATCCCAGGAGTCTGAACATTCGGAGGCAGATGCCGCCACGAGGAAGCGGAGTCGTCACAAAAAGGCCAAGAAGGCCTCGACCCGGGCTCCGGGCTCTTCCTCAGGGCAAGAGAATGACTCTAGCGAGGCCAGTAGCTGCCCCTCCAGCAGCTCAGAGGACAGTGAACTGGAGGAGAAGCAGGAGAAACAgcggaaaaagaagaagagaaggaaacacCATTCTTCTGTGTCAGAAAGAGGTGGAGAAAGGGtgcaggagaaaaggagcaaaaGGAAGAACTGGAAAGTAGCAGCGGATGAGAATTCAGAGGATAGTTCTGATGAGGACTAA
- the NKAPD1 gene encoding uncharacterized protein NKAPD1 isoform X1, translating to MSHVPLGKVLLRNVIRHTDAHNKIQEESEMWKIREMEKQSKDIHWGKQQRMLPKSSSSRMRSDGFDEETHWKTRNLASLSATMEEDDLRHARYWNKKLYECEANMPDRWGHSGYRELYPEEFDTDSNGERDEQNSMNGKRKRQLSKQSSLELPPRKKTKKSHKKKQKKKSHKKRKKKKKREQPSAMQDSSQESEHSEADAATRKRSRHKKAKKASTRAPGSSSGQENDSSEASSCPSSSSEDSELEEKQEKQRKKKKRRKHHSSVSERGGERVQEKRSKRKNWKVAADENSEDSSDED from the exons ATGTCCCACGTCCCTCTGGGGAAAGTCCTCCTGCGCAATGTCATCCGACACACGGACGCACACAACAAG ATCCAGGAAGAGTCCGAAATGTGGAAGATCCGGGAGATGGAGAAGCAGAGCAAAGACATTCATTGGGGGAAGCAACAGAGGATGCTGCCTAAGAGTTCCAG CAGCCGGATGCGTAGCGATGGGTTTGACGAGGAGACCCATTGGAAGACAAGGAATTTGGCCTCCTTGTCAGCAACTATGGAGGAGGATGACCTTCGACATGCCCGATACTGGAACAAGAAGCTCTATGAATGTGAAGCTAACATGCCAGACAG GTGGGGACACAGTGGCTACAGAGAGCTGTATCCAGAAGAATTTGATACAGACAG CAATGGAGAGCGAGATGAACAGAACTCAatgaatggaaaaagaaaacgTCAGCTCAGTAAACAGTCTTCTCTTGAGCTGCCCCCAAGGAAAAAGACCAAAAAGTCTcacaagaagaaacagaaaaagaaatctcaCAAAAagcggaagaagaagaagaaacgagAGCAGCCAAGTGCGATGCAGGATTCATCCCAGGAGTCTGAACATTCGGAGGCAGATGCCGCCACGAGGAAGCGGAGTCGTCACAAAAAGGCCAAGAAGGCCTCGACCCGGGCTCCGGGCTCTTCCTCAGGGCAAGAGAATGACTCTAGCGAGGCCAGTAGCTGCCCCTCCAGCAGCTCAGAGGACAGTGAACTGGAGGAGAAGCAGGAGAAACAgcggaaaaagaagaagagaaggaaacacCATTCTTCTGTGTCAGAAAGAGGTGGAGAAAGGGtgcaggagaaaaggagcaaaaGGAAGAACTGGAAAGTAGCAGCGGATGAGAATTCAGAGGATAGTTCTGATGAGGACTAA